Proteins from one Waddliaceae bacterium genomic window:
- a CDS encoding transposase, translating into MLDQAIVIFCICDEASKSLNIKDDSQCKMSTAEVMTLKGRSSRKIQQEFPGLCKRYWGKHFWGIGYAAFSAGEVTDKTIKEYIENHSSDDEMFTVE; encoded by the coding sequence ATGTTAGATCAAGCCATTGTTATATTTTGCATTTGCGATGAGGCTTCTAAGTCTTTAAATATCAAAGATGATAGTCAGTGTAAAATGTCTACAGCCGAAGTTATGACGTTGAAAGGCAGGTCTTCTAGAAAGATACAACAGGAATTTCCTGGCCTATGCAAAAGATATTGGGGTAAGCATTTTTGGGGTATAGGATATGCAGCTTTTAGTGCTGGAGAGGTGACAGACAAAACGATTAAAGAATATATAGAGAATCACTCCTCGGATGATGAAATGTTTACTGTTGAATAA
- a CDS encoding cation transporter, translating to MTFIINVLLSVAKLFFGFLTMSSALIADGFHSLSDTLSDVLVFVAFIISRKPHDADHPYGHGKIETFLSSILGMSLIVVGFYIARDGISRIATNSSHAISGIAIPVAAISLIVKELLYHYNIVMSRKVRSQALYANAWHHRSDAISSLAVLFGVTGARYGFPIFDPIAACVVAVIIAIVGVIILIKTGKELIETSVDDKTIAKLKGIADGHDLVISSHRVFARNVGNNMVVEMHIVVASETTVEQAHDIANGVEHRIRELFPHAHNVLVHVDPYNDEDEDAIKESL from the coding sequence GTGACCTTTATTATTAATGTCTTACTCTCTGTAGCGAAGCTTTTCTTTGGTTTTTTGACGATGAGCAGCGCTCTTATCGCCGATGGCTTTCATTCTCTTTCCGATACTTTAAGCGACGTCCTTGTTTTTGTTGCTTTTATAATATCGCGCAAACCTCATGATGCTGACCATCCATATGGTCATGGAAAGATAGAGACGTTTTTGTCAAGCATCCTTGGCATGTCACTTATTGTTGTAGGTTTCTATATCGCCCGCGATGGTATATCACGCATTGCCACAAATTCGTCGCATGCCATCAGCGGCATCGCCATCCCCGTCGCCGCCATATCTTTGATCGTCAAAGAGTTGTTGTATCATTATAACATCGTGATGAGCCGAAAAGTACGGTCACAGGCGTTATATGCCAATGCTTGGCATCATAGAAGCGATGCTATTTCTTCTCTTGCCGTACTTTTTGGTGTCACTGGCGCTCGTTATGGTTTCCCGATTTTTGACCCTATTGCTGCCTGTGTTGTTGCGGTGATAATAGCTATCGTTGGTGTTATTATACTGATAAAGACTGGTAAAGAGCTCATTGAGACGTCCGTTGATGATAAGACTATTGCGAAGTTAAAAGGCATTGCTGATGGACATGATCTTGTAATTTCTTCGCATAGAGTCTTCGCTAGGAATGTTGGTAATAATATGGTTGTAGAGATGCATATTGTCGTCGCTTCCGAAACCACCGTCGAGCAGGCTCATGACATAGCGAACGGTGTAGAGCATAGAATTCGCGAGCTTTTTCCTCACGCCCACAACGTTCTTGTCCATGTCGACCCTTATAATGATGAAGACGAAGACGCCATAAAAGAATCGCTATAA
- a CDS encoding 1-deoxy-D-xylulose-5-phosphate reductoisomerase: MTKKITLLGSTGSIGTSTLDVVRHFSDSFSITALAAHSNIDLLEKQIDEFSPKLVAVADKTRAAELKKRRPDITVVAGPEGLEEVASHEEVDIVVSAIVGAAGLQPTVAAINAGKDIALANKEVLVAAGEFVTTLAKEKGVKLLPVDSEHCAIFQCLQGEDTKSVRRLIITASGGPFRKYSTEDLENVTIEDALNHPTWSMGAKITVDSSTLMNKGLEVIEAHWLFGVDAENIDVVVHPQSIIHSMVEFDDMSVMAQMGMPTMVLPIQYALTYPNRTKGFLAPFDFTKNHTIEMFPPDTKKFPCLALAYEALKTGGTMSCYMNAANEILVNRFLNKEIRWCDIPRKLEKLMEQHDAISNATLETIIAVDENARKEAASA; this comes from the coding sequence ATGACAAAAAAAATAACATTATTAGGAAGCACAGGATCGATAGGGACAAGTACGCTCGATGTAGTACGACATTTTAGTGACAGCTTCTCAATAACGGCATTGGCAGCACATTCTAATATCGATCTCCTTGAAAAACAAATAGATGAGTTCTCTCCAAAACTCGTCGCCGTCGCCGATAAAACCCGCGCTGCAGAGCTTAAAAAACGACGCCCCGATATAACAGTAGTAGCAGGACCAGAAGGATTAGAAGAGGTTGCGTCGCATGAAGAAGTCGACATCGTAGTTTCCGCCATCGTCGGCGCAGCAGGACTGCAGCCAACAGTAGCAGCAATAAACGCCGGAAAAGATATCGCCCTAGCAAATAAAGAAGTGCTCGTCGCTGCCGGAGAATTCGTTACGACGCTTGCCAAAGAAAAAGGAGTAAAACTTCTTCCTGTCGACAGCGAACACTGCGCGATATTCCAATGCCTTCAAGGCGAAGACACTAAAAGCGTTAGGCGTTTAATAATAACAGCTTCAGGAGGTCCCTTCCGTAAATATTCCACAGAAGACCTGGAAAATGTCACAATAGAAGACGCCCTCAACCATCCAACATGGAGCATGGGAGCAAAGATAACAGTAGACTCTTCGACGCTGATGAATAAAGGCTTAGAAGTCATTGAAGCACATTGGCTCTTCGGTGTCGATGCCGAAAATATCGACGTCGTCGTACATCCGCAAAGCATAATACATAGTATGGTAGAATTCGACGATATGTCGGTGATGGCACAGATGGGGATGCCGACGATGGTATTGCCAATACAATACGCATTGACATACCCCAATAGAACGAAAGGGTTTTTGGCGCCTTTCGACTTCACAAAAAACCATACCATAGAAATGTTCCCACCAGATACCAAGAAATTCCCATGTCTGGCACTCGCATACGAAGCCCTAAAAACAGGGGGCACAATGTCATGCTATATGAATGCTGCCAATGAGATCCTCGTAAATCGTTTCCTCAACAAAGAAATACGATGGTGCGACATCCCACGGAAACTCGAAAAACTTATGGAACAACACGACGCCATATCAAATGCAACGTTAGAAACTATTATCGCCGTCGATGAAAATGCTCGTAAAGAGGCAGCATCGGCATAA
- a CDS encoding peptidase, which translates to MMSVLYIILAMLGLGAVVFVHELGHYIMARRVGMTVEVFSIGFGKAIISWKHKGVKWKLGWIPFGGYVKIKGTEKEGDIEPSEIPDGFFGKKPIDRIKVALAGPMMNIVAALLVFMMIWALGGRDKTFSEYTSKIGWIDTQSELYAHGIRPGDEIVSYNGYNYKSSKDHIYAAMVAKNGVTVEGNIVDDMTKAKKPFSYTVETYQHPGALDKGILTAGVLGAAQHMIFDGKIFGGEDPFPKGSPMKDSGIQHGDRILWVDGETVYSQQHMSHVINDEKALLTVERENTIVLVRVPKKNIAKYKLSKSQENDISDWHNAGDNEGKAADSIFIPYEITSKGIVKESLNVIDGKEGDNTLERGDVIVAVDGKPVQRAYEIFEALQKKQVYIIVERNAEAQKKVSWKDADNIFDKDIDTKDLLAIINSIGTEKNITSSGNLHLLTPVVPKHHNEMYTQEERVLIEEMIAKQKHEIEKIADTEMRERAFKELENQAQQKILGIAVLRDKSVNYNPTPFVLLANIGQEIYRTVHALVAGYISPKWFAGPLGIVRVIHYGWTLGIKEALFWLAFISCNLAMVNLIPLPALDGGHVVMSLVEMITKKPLKAKTMERLIFPFMMLLMALLVYLTYQDIYRFIKRFF; encoded by the coding sequence ATGATGAGTGTACTATATATTATATTGGCGATGCTTGGATTAGGGGCAGTGGTTTTTGTCCACGAACTTGGGCACTACATAATGGCACGAAGAGTGGGGATGACGGTAGAAGTCTTCAGTATAGGCTTCGGAAAGGCGATAATCTCTTGGAAGCACAAAGGCGTCAAATGGAAGCTGGGCTGGATACCGTTCGGTGGGTATGTAAAAATAAAGGGTACAGAAAAAGAGGGCGATATAGAGCCTTCGGAGATCCCAGACGGATTTTTCGGAAAAAAACCTATAGATAGAATAAAAGTTGCTCTCGCTGGGCCTATGATGAATATCGTCGCGGCACTGCTCGTCTTTATGATGATATGGGCATTAGGAGGGCGTGACAAGACTTTCTCGGAATACACCTCGAAGATAGGATGGATAGACACACAGTCGGAACTGTATGCCCACGGCATACGCCCCGGCGATGAGATAGTGTCATACAATGGATATAACTACAAAAGCAGCAAAGATCATATATACGCCGCTATGGTAGCTAAAAACGGCGTCACCGTAGAAGGTAATATCGTCGACGACATGACAAAGGCAAAAAAACCGTTCTCATATACCGTAGAGACATATCAACATCCAGGCGCCCTCGATAAAGGAATCCTTACTGCAGGAGTCCTCGGGGCTGCACAGCATATGATCTTCGACGGAAAAATCTTCGGAGGAGAAGATCCCTTCCCAAAAGGGTCTCCCATGAAAGATAGCGGGATACAACACGGTGACAGGATATTATGGGTCGATGGTGAGACGGTATATTCCCAGCAGCACATGTCACACGTTATCAACGACGAAAAAGCCCTCCTCACTGTAGAACGCGAAAATACAATAGTATTGGTAAGGGTCCCCAAGAAAAACATCGCAAAATATAAACTGTCAAAAAGCCAGGAAAACGATATCAGCGACTGGCATAACGCCGGAGATAACGAAGGAAAAGCTGCCGACAGCATCTTCATTCCATACGAAATAACATCAAAAGGTATCGTCAAAGAATCCCTAAACGTTATTGACGGCAAAGAAGGCGATAATACACTAGAACGCGGAGATGTCATCGTCGCCGTAGACGGCAAACCAGTACAGCGAGCATACGAGATCTTCGAAGCACTGCAGAAGAAACAAGTGTATATCATCGTAGAACGTAACGCCGAAGCGCAGAAAAAAGTTTCGTGGAAAGATGCCGACAACATCTTCGACAAAGATATCGATACCAAAGATCTTCTAGCCATAATAAACAGTATCGGAACGGAAAAAAATATCACCTCTTCAGGAAACCTTCACCTCCTTACTCCCGTTGTGCCAAAGCATCACAATGAGATGTATACGCAAGAAGAGCGCGTATTAATAGAAGAAATGATAGCAAAACAAAAGCATGAGATAGAAAAAATCGCAGACACCGAAATGCGTGAACGCGCCTTTAAAGAGCTAGAAAATCAGGCTCAGCAAAAAATCCTCGGCATCGCAGTGCTACGCGATAAATCCGTAAACTATAACCCTACACCATTCGTTCTTTTAGCCAATATAGGACAAGAGATATACCGTACTGTCCACGCGCTAGTCGCAGGATATATCAGCCCAAAATGGTTCGCTGGGCCTCTCGGCATCGTACGGGTAATACACTACGGATGGACGCTAGGGATAAAAGAAGCGCTGTTCTGGCTAGCATTTATAAGCTGTAACCTCGCCATGGTAAACCTTATACCGCTGCCAGCACTAGACGGTGGACATGTCGTCATGTCGCTAGTAGAAATGATAACAAAGAAGCCGCTGAAAGCAAAAACAATGGAACGCCTGATATTTCCTTTTATGATGCTTCTCATGGCACTGCTAGTATACTTAACATACCAAGATATCTACAGATTCATAAAAAGGTTTTTCTGA
- the dnaK gene encoding molecular chaperone DnaK, with amino-acid sequence MTKKKSNKIIGIDLGTTNSCIAIMEGGQAKVIVSAEGSRTTPSVVAFKGDERIAGIPAKRQAVTNPEKTLSSVKRFIGRKYDEVESEIKTVPFKVVKRDNGDAGMEVDGKTFTPEEISAYTLKKMKETAEAYLGEEITDAIITVPAYFNDSQRQSTKDAGRIAGLNVKRIIPEPTAAALAYGLDKKVEKKIAVFDLGGGTFDISIMEIGDGVFEVLSTNGDMHLGGDDFDNVIIQWMVEEFNKEHNIDLHNDKMALQRLRDAAEKAKVELSGTQSTEINQPFITMDATGPKHLSLTLTRAKLENLTSGLVDRTREPCLKALRDAGLDKSQVDEVILVGGMSRMPVVQELVTTIFGKEPHKGVNPDEVVAIGAAIQGGVLVGDVKDVLLLDVIPLTLGIETMGGVLTPLVERNTTIPTQKKQVFSTAADNQPAVTIVVLQGERKMANNNKEIGRFDLTDIPPAPRGMPQIEVAFDIDADGILHVSAKDKQSGKEQSIKIEATSGLSEDEIQNMVKDAEMHSEEDKKRAEEVQTRNEADSLCFRAEKALNEYKEKLPAEIVSEIQGKIDDVKKAIESNDTAKMKQATEELNTTMQKIGETMAQAQGAAPEGAPGAGPQPSEAPKQGDDDIEDAEVEILDDDDKKEDK; translated from the coding sequence ATGACTAAGAAAAAGAGCAATAAAATCATAGGCATCGACCTAGGGACGACGAACTCTTGCATCGCTATCATGGAAGGCGGACAAGCAAAGGTAATAGTATCTGCAGAAGGCTCTAGGACGACGCCATCAGTAGTAGCATTCAAAGGCGACGAGCGCATTGCTGGCATCCCTGCCAAGCGTCAGGCTGTAACGAACCCTGAGAAGACATTATCTTCTGTGAAGCGTTTCATTGGAAGGAAATACGACGAAGTGGAGTCTGAGATAAAGACTGTACCTTTTAAAGTTGTCAAGCGTGACAACGGCGATGCTGGCATGGAAGTTGACGGCAAAACTTTTACCCCTGAAGAAATAAGCGCATACACCCTGAAGAAGATGAAAGAGACCGCCGAAGCATACCTTGGCGAGGAGATCACCGATGCCATCATCACCGTCCCAGCATATTTCAACGACTCTCAACGACAGTCGACGAAAGACGCAGGACGTATCGCAGGACTTAATGTCAAGCGCATCATCCCAGAGCCTACTGCTGCAGCTTTAGCATATGGCCTCGACAAGAAAGTCGAGAAGAAGATTGCCGTCTTCGACCTTGGCGGTGGAACTTTTGATATCTCGATAATGGAGATCGGCGATGGCGTCTTCGAAGTTCTTTCTACCAACGGTGACATGCACCTTGGCGGCGACGACTTTGACAATGTCATCATACAGTGGATGGTTGAAGAGTTCAATAAAGAGCATAACATCGACCTTCACAACGACAAGATGGCGTTACAACGCCTTCGTGACGCTGCCGAGAAGGCAAAAGTTGAGCTTTCGGGAACACAGTCAACGGAGATCAACCAGCCGTTCATCACCATGGACGCAACGGGTCCTAAGCACCTATCTCTCACATTGACACGCGCCAAGCTAGAAAACCTCACGTCCGGTCTCGTCGACAGAACTCGTGAGCCTTGCCTTAAAGCGCTACGCGATGCAGGTCTCGACAAAAGCCAGGTCGACGAAGTTATCCTCGTCGGCGGTATGTCGCGCATGCCTGTTGTCCAGGAGCTTGTTACGACGATCTTCGGAAAAGAGCCTCATAAGGGTGTAAATCCTGACGAAGTCGTCGCTATCGGCGCCGCTATACAAGGCGGAGTTCTTGTTGGCGACGTCAAAGACGTGCTATTGCTTGATGTCATACCTCTAACTCTTGGCATCGAGACGATGGGCGGAGTTCTTACTCCTCTCGTCGAGAGAAATACTACGATACCTACGCAGAAGAAACAGGTATTCTCTACAGCTGCCGACAACCAGCCTGCTGTCACCATCGTCGTCCTTCAGGGCGAGCGCAAGATGGCCAACAACAACAAAGAGATTGGTCGTTTTGATCTCACCGACATCCCTCCAGCGCCACGTGGCATGCCACAGATAGAGGTAGCTTTCGACATCGACGCCGACGGCATCCTCCATGTTTCTGCAAAAGACAAGCAGTCTGGCAAAGAGCAGAGCATAAAGATCGAGGCAACGTCTGGTCTTTCTGAAGACGAGATACAGAACATGGTAAAAGATGCAGAGATGCATTCTGAGGAAGACAAAAAACGTGCTGAAGAAGTGCAGACGCGCAACGAAGCCGATTCGCTATGTTTCCGTGCAGAGAAAGCTCTAAACGAATACAAAGAGAAGCTCCCTGCGGAGATTGTCAGCGAGATACAGGGTAAGATCGACGACGTCAAGAAAGCCATCGAAAGCAACGATACTGCTAAGATGAAGCAAGCGACGGAAGAGCTCAACACCACGATGCAGAAGATCGGAGAGACGATGGCACAAGCTCAAGGCGCAGCACCAGAAGGCGCTCCAGGAGCGGGTCCTCAGCCTTCGGAAGCCCCTAAGCAAGGTGATGATGACATCGAAGACGCCGAAGTCGAGATCCTCGATGACGACGACAAAAAAGAAGATAAATAG
- a CDS encoding nucleotide exchange factor GrpE has protein sequence MTKPKKKTKEKCAKCKGEKSAPETVEKQAGPEVPVMAAIAAEELSALREELKEANKKYLLTLAESENVRKRLIKEKYDHTKFTIQDIIIEFLPPLDQFEKALQFADGMSDDVKNWAVGFSMILEKFKEVLHGHGIMIYHTTAGETFDPHLHEALETVETHDSPDSTILEELSPGYKMGDRVIRPAHVKVAKTPIVEDDEGDAADDAADKNTDEEKE, from the coding sequence ATGACAAAACCGAAAAAGAAGACAAAAGAAAAGTGTGCCAAATGCAAAGGAGAAAAGTCTGCTCCTGAAACCGTAGAAAAGCAGGCGGGACCAGAAGTCCCTGTTATGGCGGCGATAGCTGCCGAGGAGCTTTCTGCTCTTAGAGAAGAGCTTAAAGAGGCGAATAAAAAATATCTCCTTACTCTTGCCGAGTCCGAGAATGTTCGTAAGCGTCTTATCAAAGAGAAATACGACCATACGAAGTTCACCATACAAGATATCATCATAGAGTTTTTACCTCCTCTAGACCAGTTTGAGAAAGCCTTACAGTTTGCCGATGGCATGTCTGACGATGTCAAAAACTGGGCGGTTGGTTTTTCTATGATTTTGGAGAAGTTTAAAGAGGTCCTTCATGGCCATGGAATCATGATATACCATACTACTGCTGGTGAGACTTTCGACCCTCATCTTCATGAGGCTCTCGAGACCGTCGAAACCCACGACAGCCCCGACAGCACAATATTAGAAGAGCTTTCTCCGGGGTATAAGATGGGTGACAGGGTGATACGCCCTGCGCACGTCAAGGTAGCAAAGACTCCTATCGTCGAAGATGACGAAGGCGATGCTGCTGACGATGCTGCTGACAAAAATACTGACGAAGAAAAAGAATAA
- the hrcA gene encoding heat-inducible transcriptional repressor HrcA: MMKPLQNEKKSAKGERERRVLLGLVDLYIKSGQPIGSNTLMEKGFKDLSSATIRNYFAHLEDSGYLLQQHSSGGRIPTDAAFRLYADTNAHRSSDSVKNKEARRRLKSLRFDETSEVLSYLHKAADVLGDLTGCAVFMSSPRFDHDCIHDLKLVAIDDSRCLCVIVTDFGLIQTHTLHTEKKLSSFSLKRIETFFRHRLSQHVDIPEEITPEELALARSFYNEVMVRYMIGYSNFTHEDIHHAGLSNLLSFPEFHDASALVDGLALFENPTALRFLVKECLHSNDLRYWVGNDLATVLHPDVACTVMSIPYYINNSPVGVVGLLGPMRVPYKDLFPMLRTFSDTISTALTKSLYTFKISFRQPQKGSLYLKSEERNLLDNKSNILLEDHSH; this comes from the coding sequence ATGATGAAGCCGTTACAAAATGAGAAGAAGAGTGCGAAGGGCGAGCGTGAGCGTCGTGTATTGTTAGGTCTTGTTGATTTATACATCAAATCTGGACAGCCCATTGGCTCCAACACTTTGATGGAGAAGGGCTTTAAAGACTTAAGCTCTGCTACCATCCGCAATTATTTCGCACACCTTGAGGATTCCGGGTATCTTCTTCAGCAACATTCTTCTGGTGGTCGCATTCCCACTGACGCTGCTTTTCGTTTATATGCTGATACTAATGCTCATCGTAGCAGCGATTCTGTTAAGAACAAGGAAGCTCGTCGTCGTCTTAAGTCTTTACGTTTTGACGAGACGTCTGAGGTATTATCATATCTCCACAAGGCTGCCGATGTTTTAGGCGACCTTACTGGTTGTGCTGTTTTCATGTCATCGCCACGCTTCGACCATGATTGCATCCATGATTTGAAGCTTGTCGCCATCGACGACAGTCGCTGTTTATGTGTTATCGTCACGGATTTCGGCCTTATACAGACTCATACTCTTCATACTGAGAAGAAACTGAGTTCTTTTTCGCTGAAGAGGATAGAGACATTTTTCCGTCATCGTCTTTCTCAGCATGTCGATATCCCTGAAGAGATAACCCCTGAAGAGCTTGCTCTTGCCCGAAGTTTTTACAATGAGGTGATGGTACGTTATATGATAGGGTACTCGAATTTCACCCATGAAGACATTCATCATGCTGGTCTTTCGAATCTTCTATCATTTCCGGAGTTCCATGATGCTTCTGCTCTTGTTGACGGTCTTGCTTTGTTCGAAAACCCTACAGCGCTACGTTTCCTTGTCAAGGAGTGCCTACACAGCAATGATCTTAGGTATTGGGTTGGCAACGACCTTGCTACGGTGTTACACCCCGACGTTGCCTGCACTGTTATGAGCATACCGTATTATATCAACAACTCCCCTGTTGGCGTCGTCGGGCTTCTCGGCCCTATGCGCGTGCCATACAAAGATCTTTTTCCTATGTTGCGGACATTTTCCGACACAATAAGTACGGCGCTGACGAAGAGTCTTTATACTTTCAAGATATCCTTCAGGCAGCCGCAGAAGGGTTCTTTATATCTTAAGAGCGAGGAGCGCAACCTCCTAGACAACAAATCGAACATACTTTTAGAAGATCATTCACATTAA
- a CDS encoding ComF family protein has product MRFITPLLDSIVDFISPPTCLHCESPLLQRDALFCTTCGELMTLTPHHERCPRCFSAHYNTRRRKCSQCTKEKPIFKGCASAFEYEGPPATLIKKMKYHRQPFLAKGAGAYMTAQLITLDWPLPDIIVPVPMPRMRLIQRGYNQAKLLAETIGHTIERPVLDILNKPSGEYPQTGQSLRQRKTMPPGIITLKKKNVLNNLTVLLVDDVITTGTTLKQCGKTILDDGPCTLYAMTFCKT; this is encoded by the coding sequence ATGCGTTTCATCACACCACTTCTCGATTCTATCGTCGACTTCATATCACCACCAACATGTCTACACTGTGAAAGCCCCCTATTACAACGCGATGCTCTCTTCTGCACGACATGCGGAGAGCTTATGACACTAACACCACACCACGAACGCTGCCCGCGATGCTTCTCGGCACACTACAACACCAGAAGACGGAAATGTTCGCAGTGCACAAAAGAAAAGCCCATCTTCAAAGGATGCGCCTCGGCTTTCGAATACGAAGGCCCACCGGCAACGCTCATAAAAAAAATGAAATACCACAGACAGCCCTTCCTAGCCAAAGGCGCAGGAGCATATATGACAGCACAGCTTATAACACTAGATTGGCCGCTGCCCGATATCATCGTGCCAGTACCAATGCCGCGGATGCGCCTTATCCAACGAGGATACAACCAGGCAAAACTCCTCGCCGAAACAATAGGACATACCATCGAACGCCCCGTCCTCGACATCCTGAATAAACCCTCAGGAGAATACCCGCAAACAGGACAATCACTACGACAAAGAAAAACAATGCCACCAGGAATTATCACCCTGAAAAAAAAGAACGTTCTCAATAACCTCACCGTACTCCTCGTCGATGACGTCATAACAACAGGCACTACACTAAAACAATGTGGCAAAACTATCCTCGATGACGGACCTTGTACTCTTTATGCTATGACATTCTGTAAAACATAA